A single Gambusia affinis linkage group LG22, SWU_Gaff_1.0, whole genome shotgun sequence DNA region contains:
- the vps18 gene encoding vacuolar protein sorting-associated protein 18 homolog: protein MASILDEYEDSQNIRHSSQQHSRLSSANIGLTHSGFVNVRLEEEKPIFNKQRIDFTPPERINHLAVCNNQLCMSLGKDTLLRIDLAKPDQLNQTELGRKDDSKVYKLFLDPTGSHLLISLYTSECLYLNRNTQKVRSLSRWRGHLIESVGWNKLLGNETSTGPILVGTSQGIIFEAEISANEGSLFNTNPDQYFRQVHSLEEDGRPAPVCCLEIERSPENKYFIIATTRKRLFQFVGKVAEGSDQQGLSTIFSQNQDLLPSFQEFPANMGYSEITFYTAKLRNFPKAFAWMMGNGVLYGQLDYVRPDSLLSDVQVWEYTSDIDISQNKPISIVLTQFHFLLLLHDRIKAICTLNGQVVYEDVFPDKFGPLKRMIKDPIGGLVWIYTERAVFRYHIQRESRDVWQMYMSMNKFDLAKEYCRDRPECMDMVLAKEAEYCFQNRRYLESAKCYALTQNYFEEIALKFIEAKQEDALKEFLLKKLNNLKQSERTQITLLVTWLTELYLNRLGQLESDDNSLIFQETRDEFRQFLSSSKHRDCLFNNRGTIYDLLASHGNVDDMVYFSVVMQDYERVISHYCQHDNFSAALDVLAKHCDEKLFYKFSPVLMQHIPKNVVNAWIQMGKRLDPKKLIPALMNYSQMGSAQQINETIRYMEFCVYELNVTEEAIHNYLLSLYAKYKPDSLLQYLRQAGTHPSEIHYDLKYALRLCAEHGFLQACVLVYRIMELHEEAVDLALQVDVDLAKSCADLPEDDEEMRKKLWLKIARHVVQEEKDVKKAMNCLSSCNLLKIEDILPFFPDFVTIDHFKEAICSSLEEYNKHIEELKQEMEEATESAKRIREDIQEMRNKYGVVDSQEKCAACDFPLLNRPFYLFLCGHMFHNDCLFQEVTPHLSAFKQNRLEELQKKLAATTQSTKSRHRPAQKEEGDTASLGKGIGVTSREQIISDIDDIVASECAYCGELMIKSIDKPFIDPQKFEQDKSSWL, encoded by the exons ATGGCTTCGATTCTTGATGAGTACGAGGATTCTCAAAACATCAGGCACAGTTCTCAGCAACACAGCCGCCTGAGCTCTGCTAACATCGGGCTAACACATTCAG GCTTTGTGAATGTCAGGCTGGAGGAAGAAAAGCCAATATTCAACAAACAGAGGATTGACTTTACTCCACCTGAGAGGATAAATCACTTGGCAGTCTGCAACAATCAGCTCTGCATGAGTCTGGGAAAAGACACGTTGttaag GATTGACTTGGCAAAACCAGATCAACTCAATCAAACCGAATTAGGAAGGAAAGATGACAGCAAAGTGTACAAACTGTTCCTGGACCCGACAG GCTCCCATCTGCTGATCAGCCTGTATACCAGCGAGTGTCTGTACCTCAACAGGAACACCCAGAAGGTACGCAGTCTGTCCCGCTGGAGAGGCCACCTCATTGAGAGCGTGGGCTGGAACAAGCTGCTGGGCAACGAGACCAGCACTGGGCCCATCCTGGTTGGCACCAGTCAAGGGATCATCTTTGAAGCGGAGATCTCTGCGAACGAGGGCAGCCTGTTCAATACCAACCCGGATCAGTACTTCAGACAG GTCCACTCCCTGGAAGAGGATGGCAGGCCAGCACCAGTCTGCTGCTTGGAGATAGAGCGAAGCCCAGAAAACAAGTACTTCATCATTGCCACCACCCGCAAGCGCCTGTTCCAGTTTGTGGGTAAGGTGGCCGAAGGGTCGGACCAGCAAGGTCTCAGCACCATCTTCAGTCAGAACCAAGACCTGCTGCCCAGTTTCCAGGAGTTCCCAGCCAACATGGGATACAGTGAGATTACCTTCTACACAGCAAAACTTAGGAACTTCCCCAAAGCGTTTGCCTGGATGATGGGTAATGGCGTTCTCTATGGCCAGCTGGACTACGTCCGGCCCGATTCCCTGCTGAGTGACGTCCAG GTATGGGAATACACATCGGATATTGACATTAGCCAGAACAAACCCATATCCATTGTGCTGACACAGttccacttcctgctgctgcttcatgaCCGAATAAAGGCGATCTGCACTTTGAACGGACAGGTGGTGTACGAGGATGTGTTCCCAGATAAATTTGGTCCCCTTAAGAGAATGATCAAAGATCCGATTGGGGGGTTGGTGTGGATCTACACGGAACGGGCGGTTTTCCGATATCACATCCAGCGCGAGTCTAGGGATGTCTGGCAGATGTACATGAGTATGAACAAGTTTGACCTCGCCAAGGAGTACTGCCGCGACCGGCCCGAGTGCATGGACATGGTGCTAGCTAAGGAGGCCGAGTACTGCTTCCAGAACAGGAGATATCTGGAAAGCGCCAAGTGCTACGCACTCACTCAGAACTACTTCGAAGAAATAGCGCTCAAATTCATCGAAGCAAAACAAGAAGATGCATTGAAGGAGTTCTTACTGAAGAAACTGAACAATCTGAAACAAAGCGAGAGAACGCAGATCACCTTGCTGGTCACCTGGCTGACCGAGCTCTACCTGAACCGACTCGGGCAGCTGGAGAGCGACGACAACAGCCTCATCTTCCAGGAAACCCGAGACGAGTTCCGCCAGTTCCTGAGCAGCTCCAAGCACAGGGACTGCCTGTTCAACAACCGCGGCACCATTTACGACCTGCTGGCCAGCCACGGCAACGTGGACGACATGGTTTACTTCTCGGTCGTCATGCAGGACTACGAGAGGGTCATATCCCACTACTGTCAGCACGACAACTTCAGCGCGGCCCTGGACGTGCTCGCCAAGCACTGCGACGAAAAGCTCTTCTACAAGTTCTCGCCGGTCCTCATGCAGCACATTCCCAAGAACGTGGTGAATGCGTGGATCCAGATGGGCAAGAGGCTGGACCCAAAGAAGCTCATCCCGGCTCTGATGAACTACAGCCAGATGGGCAGCGCCCAGCAGATCAACGAGACCATCCGCTACATGGAGTTCTGTGTTTACGAGCTTAATGTCACTGAGGAAGCCATTCATAACTACTTGCTGTCACTTTATGCAAAGTACAAGCCAGACTCTCTGTTGCAATATCTAAGACAGGCGGGTACTCACCCCTCAGAGATCCACTATGACCTGAAGTATGCTCTCAGGTTGTGTGCGGAGCACGGCTTTCTGCAGGCCTGTGTGCTGGTTTATAGAATAATGGAACTGCACGAAGAGGCAGTGGATCTGGCTTTACAA GTTGACGTGGACTTGGCCAAGTCCTGCGCAGACCTGCCAGAGGACGACGAGGAGATGAGGAAAAAGCTTTGGTTGAAGATCGCCAGGCATGTGGTGCAGGAGGAGAAGGATGTGAAGAAAGCCATGAACTGTCTGTCCAGCTGCAACCTGCTCAAGATCGAAGATATCTTGCCGTTCTTTCCAGATTTTGTCACCATTGACCACTTTAAG GAGGCAATCTGCAGCTCTCTGGAGGAGTACAACAAACACATCGAGGAGCTGAAGCAGGAAATGGAGGAAGCCACGGAGAGTGCTAAACGAATCAGGGAAGACATCCAGGAAATGAGGAATAAGTACGGCGTTGTGGATTCCCAAGAAAAGTGTGCGGCATGTGACTTCCCGTTACTCAACAGGCCCTTCtatttgtttctgtgtggaCACATGTTCCATAACGACTGCCTGTTTCAG GAAGTGACCCCTCACCTGTCAGCCTTCAAGCAGAATCGCCTGGAAGAGCTCCAGAAGAAACTGGCTGCTACAACACAGTCCACTAAATCTCGCCATCGTCCTGCTCAAAAGGAGGAAGGGGACACAGCCAGTCTGGGAAAGGGCATCGGGGTAACGAGCCGTGAGCAGATCATATCCGACATCGATGACATCGTTGCATCTGAGTGCGCGTATTGTGGCGAACTGATGATCAAATCCATCGACAAGCCTTTCATTGATCCACAGAAATTTGAACAGGACAAATCCAGCTGGCTGTGA